In one Pseudomonas sp. 31-12 genomic region, the following are encoded:
- a CDS encoding PH domain-containing protein, which yields MIDFNNKGFFKLKQNDEYAERVTALLLDGEQVIDSYKSMRDGVVFTNKRIIAVNVQGLTGSKKDFTSLPYKNIVAYSVETSGTFDLDSELEIYFSSLGKVKFEFTGKTSMVEISKLISKHLL from the coding sequence ATGATTGATTTCAACAACAAAGGCTTCTTCAAACTCAAGCAGAACGACGAATACGCCGAACGCGTCACTGCGCTGCTACTGGATGGGGAGCAGGTCATCGACTCCTACAAATCCATGCGCGATGGCGTGGTGTTTACCAACAAGCGGATCATCGCCGTCAACGTCCAGGGCCTTACCGGCAGCAAGAAAGACTTCACCTCGTTGCCGTACAAAAACATCGTGGCGTATTCGGTGGAAACGTCCGGCACGTTTGACCTGGACTCCGAATTGGAGATTTATTTTTCGTCGTTGGGGAAGGTGAAGTTCGAGTTCACCGGGAAGACATCGATGGTGGAAATTTCGAAGCTGATTTCCAAGCATTTGCTCTGA
- a CDS encoding metallophosphoesterase, whose product MESSGIKINVAIISDLHIGGGAKSKDFSVDNVSGAVIDNYLDQFKEFVVKENIKADYLVVPGDISNSADKEEFVLASSLIKQIAVSLGVEEKKILFCPGNHDVDWKTITALRALHHSESDVIRSKYLNFHSGGLVFSDNLTSADGRFDESPYLVSWEFEDVLVCSLNTAVFDESDKKPHHGEVKPAQLMQIDKILSDKSATKKLKIFIFHHHPKQYLDSTFPLADFSAMTNAEGLLDILSKYGFDFVVHGHKHIPRFTMQIQTVGHPLWILCAGSFSASLDNRYFEAVGNNFHLIEFHDRCSKTQYARGVVKSWTHYSGPGWMQSQAKGSVDSQHYFGAFLPLPQLQAELQLRLGSILEEKKFVEWKSFVSVNPELKYYTNESLRASLKAIQGELNATLHEIDNINLDQLVILKR is encoded by the coding sequence ATGGAAAGTTCTGGGATAAAGATTAATGTCGCAATAATAAGTGACTTGCATATTGGTGGGGGTGCCAAGAGCAAGGACTTCTCTGTTGATAATGTCTCCGGAGCTGTAATCGACAATTACCTTGACCAGTTTAAAGAGTTCGTGGTTAAGGAGAATATTAAAGCAGATTATTTAGTGGTTCCCGGAGATATAAGCAATAGTGCTGATAAAGAAGAGTTTGTGCTTGCCTCCTCGTTGATAAAGCAGATTGCTGTGTCACTGGGTGTGGAAGAGAAAAAAATACTCTTCTGTCCTGGAAATCACGATGTTGATTGGAAGACGATTACAGCTTTGAGAGCGTTGCATCATAGTGAAAGTGATGTAATTAGATCTAAGTATCTGAATTTTCACTCTGGCGGCCTTGTTTTTAGTGATAATCTGACTAGTGCAGATGGTAGGTTTGACGAATCCCCTTACCTGGTGTCGTGGGAGTTTGAGGATGTCCTAGTATGCTCGTTGAATACTGCTGTATTCGATGAGTCGGACAAAAAACCTCATCATGGAGAGGTGAAGCCCGCGCAGTTAATGCAGATTGATAAGATTTTGAGTGACAAATCTGCCACGAAAAAGTTAAAGATTTTTATCTTTCACCACCACCCTAAACAGTATTTAGATAGTACTTTTCCACTTGCAGATTTTAGCGCGATGACAAATGCTGAAGGTCTGTTAGATATTTTGTCGAAGTATGGTTTTGATTTTGTCGTACATGGTCATAAGCACATTCCTCGATTTACTATGCAGATTCAAACAGTTGGTCATCCATTATGGATTTTGTGCGCGGGTAGCTTTAGTGCTAGTTTGGATAATAGGTATTTTGAAGCTGTAGGTAATAATTTCCACTTGATTGAATTTCATGATCGTTGCTCTAAGACGCAATATGCTCGAGGTGTCGTCAAGTCTTGGACTCACTACTCTGGGCCTGGATGGATGCAAAGCCAAGCCAAGGGGTCTGTCGATTCGCAACATTATTTTGGTGCTTTTTTACCTCTGCCTCAGTTGCAAGCAGAGCTTCAGTTACGACTTGGTTCAATCCTTGAAGAAAAAAAGTTTGTTGAATGGAAAAGTTTTGTTTCCGTAAACCCGGAACTCAAGTACTACACGAATGAGTCACTCCGCGCATCACTAAAAGCAATTCAGGGGGAGCTAAATGCAACCCTTCATGAAATTGATAATATAAATCTTGATCAGCTTGTTATCCTCAAGAGGTGA
- a CDS encoding formate dehydrogenase subunit delta, which produces MSTENLIKMVNQIALYFATEPDEQAAVLGVRNHLQMYWTPGMRKELLAWQTEHQGADLHPLAQAAVSGAGWEA; this is translated from the coding sequence ATGAGTACGGAGAACCTGATCAAGATGGTCAACCAGATCGCCCTGTACTTCGCCACCGAACCGGACGAGCAAGCGGCCGTGCTCGGTGTGCGTAATCATCTGCAGATGTACTGGACGCCGGGCATGCGCAAGGAATTGCTGGCCTGGCAGACGGAACATCAAGGGGCAGATTTGCACCCGTTGGCGCAGGCTGCGGTCAGTGGCGCGGGGTGGGAGGCTTAG
- the fdhF gene encoding formate dehydrogenase subunit alpha, with amino-acid sequence MITLFDPKTDIDLGTPARDSDVQVTLNIDGRSISVPEGTSVMRAAALLGTTIPKLCATDSLEAFGSCRMCLVEIDGMRGYPASCTTPVTEGMTVHTQTPKLATLRRNVMELYISDHPLDCLTCSANGNCELQTVAGQVGLREVRYGYEGENHLADVKDTSNPYFDYDPSKCIVCNRCVRACEETQGTFALTITGRGFESRVAAAGGDNFLDSECVSCGACVQACPTATLMEKSVVELGQPERSVITTCAYCGVGCSFRAEMKGDQLVRMVPDKNGQANHGHSCVKGRFAWGYATHPDRITKPMIRQHINDPWQEVSWDEAVTYAASEFRRLQQKYGRDSIGGITSSRCTNEETYLVQKLVRAAFGNNNVDTCARVCHSPTGYGLKQTLGESAGTQSFDSVMQADVILVMGANPSDAHPVFASQLKRRLREGARLIVIDPRRIDLVDSVHARAELHLALRPGTNVAMLNALAHVIVTEGLLDQAFIDERCEGSDFARWSEFVSRVENAPEVLGDICGVDAADIRAAARLYAGAGNAAIYYGLGITEHSQGSTAVMGIANLAMATGNIGREGVGVNPLRGQNNVQGSCDMGSFPHELPGYRHISNEVVRAQFEQAWNVTLQPDPGLRIPNMFESALAGSFKGLYCQGEDIAQSDPNTQHVTAALSAMECVVVQDIFLNETARFAHVFLPGSSFLEKDGTFTNAERRISRVRKVMEPLGGKADWEGTVALANALGYPMNYTHPSQIMDEIASLTPTFTNVSYAALDSHGSLQWPCNAAAPDGTPTMHIDQFVRGKGRFMLTGYVPTEEKVNNRYPLLLTTGRILSQYNVGAQTRRTENVAWHDEDRLEIHPTDAESRGINEGDWVGIGSRAGQTVLRARVTERVAPGVVYTTFHFPESGANVITTDNSDWATNCPEYKVTAVEVSRVYHPSEWQKRYQAFSDEQDRLLKERRHARGAKAEVRR; translated from the coding sequence ATGATCACCCTCTTCGACCCGAAAACCGATATCGATCTTGGAACGCCGGCCCGCGACAGCGACGTGCAAGTCACGCTGAACATCGACGGCCGCAGCATCAGTGTGCCCGAAGGCACCTCGGTGATGCGCGCCGCCGCGCTGTTGGGCACCACCATTCCAAAACTGTGTGCCACCGACAGCCTGGAAGCCTTCGGCTCCTGCCGCATGTGCCTGGTGGAGATCGATGGCATGCGCGGTTATCCGGCGTCTTGCACCACGCCGGTCACCGAAGGCATGACCGTACACACCCAGACGCCGAAACTCGCGACCCTGCGCCGCAACGTCATGGAGTTGTACATCTCCGATCACCCGCTGGACTGCCTGACCTGCTCGGCCAACGGCAATTGCGAGCTGCAAACCGTCGCCGGCCAAGTCGGGCTGCGGGAAGTGCGTTACGGCTATGAAGGCGAAAACCATCTGGCTGACGTCAAGGACACCTCCAACCCGTATTTCGACTACGACCCGAGCAAGTGCATCGTCTGCAACCGCTGCGTGCGCGCCTGCGAAGAAACTCAGGGCACCTTTGCACTGACCATTACCGGGCGCGGTTTTGAATCCCGGGTAGCCGCTGCTGGTGGCGATAATTTCCTCGACTCGGAATGCGTGTCCTGCGGCGCCTGTGTGCAGGCCTGCCCGACCGCGACCTTGATGGAAAAAAGCGTGGTCGAACTGGGTCAGCCTGAGCGCAGCGTGATCACTACCTGCGCCTATTGCGGCGTGGGCTGTTCGTTCCGTGCCGAGATGAAAGGCGACCAGCTGGTGCGCATGGTTCCGGACAAGAACGGCCAGGCCAACCACGGCCACTCTTGCGTCAAGGGGCGCTTTGCCTGGGGCTACGCCACTCACCCGGATCGCATCACCAAGCCGATGATCCGCCAGCACATCAACGACCCGTGGCAGGAAGTCAGCTGGGATGAAGCGGTGACCTACGCCGCCAGCGAATTCCGCCGGTTGCAGCAAAAGTACGGTCGCGACTCGATTGGCGGCATCACCTCCAGCCGTTGCACCAACGAAGAAACCTATCTGGTGCAAAAACTGGTGCGCGCCGCGTTCGGCAACAACAACGTCGACACCTGTGCGCGGGTCTGCCACTCGCCGACCGGCTATGGCCTGAAACAAACCCTTGGCGAGTCCGCCGGTACGCAGAGTTTCGATTCGGTGATGCAGGCCGACGTGATCCTGGTGATGGGCGCCAACCCCAGCGACGCCCACCCGGTGTTCGCCTCTCAGCTCAAACGCCGCTTGCGTGAAGGCGCGCGGCTGATCGTCATCGACCCGCGCCGCATTGATCTGGTGGACTCGGTGCATGCCCGCGCCGAACTGCACCTGGCCCTGCGCCCGGGCACCAACGTCGCCATGCTCAATGCGTTGGCCCACGTCATCGTCACCGAAGGTCTGCTCGATCAGGCCTTTATCGACGAACGTTGCGAGGGCAGCGATTTTGCGCGCTGGAGTGAGTTCGTCAGCCGTGTGGAAAACGCGCCGGAAGTGCTTGGCGACATTTGCGGGGTAGACGCTGCCGATATCCGTGCCGCCGCCCGTCTGTACGCGGGTGCCGGCAATGCGGCGATCTACTACGGCCTGGGCATCACCGAACACAGCCAGGGCAGCACCGCGGTCATGGGTATCGCCAACCTCGCCATGGCTACCGGCAACATCGGCCGCGAAGGCGTCGGCGTGAATCCGCTGCGCGGACAGAACAACGTCCAGGGCTCCTGCGACATGGGCTCCTTCCCCCACGAGCTGCCCGGTTACCGGCACATCTCCAACGAAGTGGTACGGGCGCAATTCGAACAAGCGTGGAACGTGACCTTGCAACCCGATCCGGGCCTGCGCATTCCCAACATGTTCGAATCTGCGCTGGCCGGCAGTTTCAAAGGCCTGTATTGCCAGGGCGAAGACATCGCCCAGAGCGACCCGAATACCCAGCACGTCACCGCGGCCCTGTCGGCCATGGAATGCGTGGTGGTGCAGGACATTTTCCTCAACGAAACCGCCCGGTTCGCCCACGTGTTCCTGCCGGGCAGTTCGTTCCTGGAAAAGGACGGCACTTTCACCAACGCCGAGCGGCGTATCTCGCGGGTGCGCAAGGTCATGGAGCCGCTGGGCGGCAAGGCAGACTGGGAAGGCACGGTGGCACTGGCCAACGCGTTGGGCTACCCGATGAACTACACGCATCCGTCGCAAATCATGGATGAAATCGCCAGCCTGACGCCGACCTTCACCAACGTCAGCTACGCCGCACTGGACAGCCACGGCAGCCTGCAATGGCCGTGCAACGCCGCGGCACCGGACGGCACGCCGACCATGCACATCGATCAATTCGTGCGCGGCAAGGGGCGCTTCATGCTCACCGGTTACGTGCCCACCGAGGAGAAGGTCAACAATCGCTATCCGCTGCTGCTGACCACCGGGCGCATCCTCAGTCAGTACAACGTGGGCGCTCAGACGCGGCGTACCGAAAACGTCGCCTGGCACGACGAAGACCGTCTGGAAATCCACCCGACCGACGCCGAGAGCCGCGGCATCAATGAAGGTGACTGGGTTGGCATCGGCAGCCGCGCCGGCCAAACCGTACTGCGTGCGCGGGTTACCGAACGGGTCGCCCCGGGCGTGGTGTACACCACGTTCCACTTCCCGGAATCGGGGGCCAACGTCATTACCACCGACAACTCGGACTGGGCCACCAACTGTCCGGAGTACAAGGTCACCGCCGTCGAAGTCAGCCGCGTCTACCACCCTTCCGAATGGCAAAAACGCTATCAGGCCTTCAGCGACGAACAGGACCGTCTGCTCAAGGAACGCCGGCATGCCCGTGGCGCTAAAGCGGAGGTGCGCCGATGA
- a CDS encoding NADH-quinone oxidoreductase subunit NuoF: protein MMPLLYLPSDSLARAVGANEVAVALITQARERNLPLELQRTSSRGLYWLEPLLEVESPQGRIGFGPLTTADVPSVLEALQGEPSAHPLALGLVEELPYLKTQQRLLFARAGITRPLSLDDYRAHGGFEGLTRAVAVGGEQTATEVFDSGLRGRGGAAFPAGIKWRTVRATEAAQKYIVCNADEGDSGTFADRMLMEGDPFLLIEGMAIAGITVGATYGYIYVRSEYPDAVATLRQALNLARAAGYLGANVGGSGQAFDMEVRVGAGAYICGEETALLDSLEGKRGIVRAKPPIPALKGLFGLPTLVHNVLTLASVPLILAKGAQFYRDYGMGRSLGTMPFQLAGNIRHGGLVERAFGLTLRELVEDYGGGTASGRPLKAAQVGGPLGTWVPPSQFDTPLDYEAFAAMGAMLGHGGVVVADDTVDMAQMARFAMQFCAEESCGKCTPCRIGSTRGVEVIDRLLAAPDQSGRNEQVIILKDLCDTMQYGSLCALGGMAPFPVASALKYFPADFGLQSSEADQ, encoded by the coding sequence ATGATGCCGTTGCTCTATTTGCCCAGTGATTCGCTGGCCCGTGCGGTGGGTGCCAATGAGGTGGCGGTGGCCCTGATCACTCAGGCCCGGGAACGCAATCTGCCACTGGAGTTGCAGCGCACCAGTTCGCGCGGCCTGTATTGGCTGGAACCGCTGTTGGAAGTGGAGAGCCCGCAAGGCCGGATCGGCTTCGGTCCGCTGACCACCGCCGATGTGCCGTCCGTGCTCGAAGCCTTGCAAGGTGAACCGTCCGCGCATCCACTGGCCTTGGGGCTGGTGGAAGAATTGCCTTATCTGAAGACTCAACAACGGCTGCTGTTTGCCCGCGCCGGTATTACACGACCGCTGTCGCTGGATGATTATCGGGCCCATGGCGGTTTCGAGGGTTTAACGAGGGCCGTGGCCGTTGGCGGTGAGCAAACCGCGACGGAGGTGTTCGATTCAGGCCTGCGTGGCCGTGGCGGCGCGGCCTTCCCCGCCGGGATCAAATGGCGCACGGTGCGCGCTACCGAAGCAGCGCAGAAGTACATTGTGTGCAACGCCGACGAAGGCGACTCCGGTACTTTCGCCGACCGCATGCTGATGGAGGGCGACCCTTTCCTGTTGATCGAAGGCATGGCCATTGCCGGCATTACCGTCGGCGCCACTTACGGCTACATCTATGTACGCTCGGAATATCCAGACGCCGTGGCGACACTGCGCCAGGCGCTGAACCTGGCTCGAGCCGCCGGTTACCTCGGCGCCAATGTCGGCGGCAGCGGCCAGGCTTTCGATATGGAAGTGCGGGTCGGTGCCGGCGCTTACATCTGCGGTGAAGAAACCGCGCTGTTGGACTCGCTCGAAGGCAAGCGCGGGATCGTGCGCGCCAAACCGCCGATCCCGGCGCTGAAGGGGCTGTTCGGCCTGCCGACGCTGGTGCACAACGTGCTGACCCTGGCCTCGGTGCCGCTGATTCTCGCCAAGGGCGCGCAGTTTTATCGCGATTACGGCATGGGCCGCTCCCTGGGCACCATGCCTTTCCAATTGGCGGGCAATATTCGTCACGGCGGCTTGGTGGAACGGGCGTTTGGCCTGACCTTGCGGGAACTGGTGGAAGACTACGGCGGCGGCACCGCCAGTGGCCGGCCGCTGAAGGCCGCGCAGGTGGGCGGCCCGCTCGGCACGTGGGTGCCGCCGTCGCAATTCGACACGCCGCTGGATTACGAAGCCTTCGCCGCCATGGGCGCGATGCTCGGTCACGGTGGTGTGGTGGTGGCGGATGACACGGTGGACATGGCTCAAATGGCGCGTTTCGCCATGCAGTTTTGCGCCGAGGAATCCTGCGGCAAATGCACGCCCTGCCGTATCGGCTCGACCCGGGGCGTTGAGGTGATTGACCGCCTGTTGGCCGCGCCGGACCAGAGCGGTCGCAATGAGCAGGTCATCATCCTCAAGGACCTGTGCGACACGATGCAATACGGTTCGCTGTGTGCCTTGGGCGGCATGGCCCCCTTTCCCGTGGCCAGCGCCCTCAAGTACTTCCCCGCCGACTTCGGTCTGCAATCTTCGGAGGCCGACCAATGA
- the tgt gene encoding tRNA guanosine(34) transglycosylase Tgt yields MSFELLATDGKARRGRLTFPRGTVETPAFMPVGTYGTVKGMLPRDITATGAEIILGNTFHLWLRPGTEVIKKHGDLHDFMQWKGPILTDSGGFQVFSLGAMRKIKEEGVTFASPVDGAKVFMGPEESMQVQRDLGSDIVMIFDECTPYPADEDVARISMELSLRWAKRSKEAHGDNTAALFGIVQGGMHQDLRMRSLEGLDKIGFDGLAIGGLSVGEPKHEMIKVLDYLPGQMPADKPRYLMGVGKPEDLVEGVRRGVDMFDCVMPTRNARNGHLFIDTGVLKIRNAFHRHDDSPLDPTCDCYTCQNFSRAYLHHLDKCGEMLGSMLNTIHNLRHYQVLMAGLREAIQQGTLAAFVDAFYAKRGLPVPPLD; encoded by the coding sequence ATGTCGTTTGAGTTGCTTGCTACTGACGGCAAGGCTCGTCGCGGTCGTTTGACCTTCCCGCGCGGTACCGTCGAGACCCCGGCCTTCATGCCGGTGGGCACGTATGGCACCGTCAAGGGCATGTTGCCTCGGGATATCACCGCGACTGGCGCGGAAATCATTCTGGGCAACACCTTCCACTTGTGGCTGCGTCCTGGCACTGAAGTGATCAAGAAGCACGGCGACCTGCACGATTTCATGCAGTGGAAAGGCCCGATTCTGACTGACTCCGGCGGTTTTCAGGTGTTCAGCCTGGGCGCGATGCGCAAGATCAAGGAGGAGGGCGTGACCTTCGCTTCTCCGGTCGATGGCGCCAAAGTGTTCATGGGGCCGGAAGAGTCGATGCAGGTCCAGCGTGACCTGGGCTCGGACATCGTGATGATTTTCGACGAATGCACGCCTTACCCGGCCGACGAAGACGTCGCTCGTATCTCCATGGAGCTGTCGTTGCGTTGGGCCAAGCGTTCGAAAGAAGCCCATGGCGACAACACGGCGGCGCTGTTCGGCATCGTTCAGGGCGGCATGCACCAGGATCTGCGCATGCGCTCCCTGGAAGGCCTCGACAAGATCGGCTTCGATGGCCTAGCCATCGGTGGTCTGTCGGTGGGCGAGCCCAAGCACGAGATGATCAAGGTGCTGGATTACCTGCCGGGCCAGATGCCGGCTGACAAACCTCGTTACCTTATGGGCGTTGGCAAACCGGAAGATCTGGTTGAGGGTGTGCGCCGCGGTGTGGACATGTTCGATTGCGTGATGCCAACCCGTAATGCCCGCAATGGGCATCTGTTCATTGATACTGGCGTGCTGAAGATCCGAAACGCGTTCCATCGCCATGATGATTCGCCGCTCGATCCGACCTGCGATTGCTATACCTGCCAGAACTTCTCCCGCGCTTATCTGCATCACCTGGACAAGTGCGGCGAAATGCTGGGGAGCATGCTCAATACCATCCATAACTTGCGTCATTATCAAGTGCTTATGGCTGGTTTGCGCGAGGCTATTCAACAGGGTACATTGG
- a CDS encoding Dam family site-specific DNA-(adenine-N6)-methyltransferase, with protein sequence MDPLFRWAGSKKKLLSSIKDRFPKEFNRYHEPFCGSACLFFDVLPKNAVLSDMNEELMLAYRQIKEVPGLVYDHLEAFEVNKERYYEVRSLRIDNLSLEARAARFIYLNRLCFNGVYRTNKAGLFNVPMGTKTGKMPTRDVIEKYSLALKNAVLLNGDFGGILPGVNRGDLVYLDPPYSKPEGRMRGEYGPNSFHFDDIDRLITTLEEIDRKKAYFILSYSDCEIIRSALKQKWNVENISVKRHVAGFSAHRRIVEELIVSNFSH encoded by the coding sequence TTGGATCCGCTTTTTCGATGGGCAGGCAGCAAAAAGAAACTGCTTTCTAGCATTAAGGATCGGTTTCCTAAAGAATTTAATCGGTATCACGAGCCATTTTGTGGTTCCGCCTGTCTTTTTTTTGATGTCTTGCCTAAGAATGCAGTTCTTTCTGATATGAACGAAGAGCTGATGCTTGCATATAGGCAGATTAAAGAAGTGCCTGGTTTGGTATATGATCATCTGGAAGCATTTGAAGTTAATAAAGAACGGTACTACGAAGTTCGAAGTCTTCGCATCGATAATTTGTCTTTAGAAGCCCGCGCGGCCAGATTTATTTACCTGAATCGCCTTTGTTTTAACGGTGTTTATCGTACTAATAAAGCGGGTCTATTTAATGTTCCGATGGGCACAAAGACAGGCAAGATGCCAACAAGAGATGTTATCGAAAAATATTCCTTAGCTTTAAAGAATGCTGTTCTTTTGAATGGAGATTTCGGTGGGATATTGCCAGGGGTTAATCGAGGCGATCTTGTCTATTTAGATCCTCCTTACTCAAAGCCTGAGGGGCGAATGAGGGGGGAATATGGACCGAATTCTTTTCATTTTGACGATATAGATCGACTGATTACAACTTTAGAAGAAATAGATAGAAAAAAAGCTTATTTCATTCTTTCTTACAGCGATTGCGAAATAATTAGATCTGCCTTGAAGCAAAAATGGAATGTGGAAAATATTAGTGTTAAGCGGCACGTAGCCGGATTCAGCGCGCATAGAAGAATTGTTGAAGAGTTAATAGTCAGTAATTTTTCCCATTGA
- a CDS encoding potassium channel family protein, whose translation MKPTHASHVRREFFKAIGFYLRVVWPIFSVLFFLIVLFGLIISYLEGWDPFDGIYFGFVTGLTIGYGELVPKLGVSRILAILLGFNGVLMTAIFAAISVRAIEIAVRAAGQDEPGKPTA comes from the coding sequence ATGAAGCCCACTCATGCATCGCACGTCCGTCGAGAATTCTTCAAAGCAATCGGGTTCTACTTGCGTGTTGTCTGGCCGATCTTTTCCGTACTGTTTTTTCTTATCGTGCTGTTCGGCCTCATCATCAGCTACCTGGAGGGGTGGGATCCTTTTGACGGCATCTATTTCGGCTTCGTGACCGGTTTGACCATTGGCTATGGAGAACTCGTGCCGAAACTTGGCGTCTCGCGGATTCTGGCGATTTTGTTGGGGTTCAACGGGGTGCTGATGACCGCGATATTTGCGGCGATCAGTGTTCGGGCGATTGAGATTGCAGTGCGGGCGGCGGGGCAGGACGAGCCGGGTAAGCCGACGGCGTGA
- a CDS encoding formate dehydrogenase subunit gamma — translation MPDETLHVPLVNSLLERHKGSAGALLPILHDIQERIGYIPDAAVPEIAHALNQSQAEIRGVISFYHDFRTAPPARHILRLCRAESCKSRGAEQLAAQLRERLQLDDHGSSADGSISLRPVYCLGACACSPALELDGRVHARLSAERLDALLDACREDA, via the coding sequence ATGCCTGATGAGACGTTGCACGTGCCTTTGGTCAACAGCCTGCTGGAGCGCCACAAGGGCTCTGCGGGCGCACTGTTGCCCATTCTTCATGATATTCAGGAACGCATCGGTTACATCCCCGATGCGGCCGTCCCCGAGATTGCCCACGCGCTCAACCAGAGTCAGGCCGAGATTCGTGGGGTGATCAGCTTTTACCATGACTTCCGTACTGCGCCTCCGGCCCGACACATTCTGCGGTTGTGCCGCGCAGAGTCGTGCAAGAGTCGCGGTGCCGAGCAGCTTGCGGCGCAGTTGCGTGAACGTCTGCAATTGGACGATCACGGCAGCAGCGCCGATGGCAGCATCAGTTTGCGTCCGGTGTATTGCCTCGGGGCTTGTGCTTGCTCGCCCGCTCTGGAGCTGGATGGGCGGGTGCATGCGCGGCTGAGTGCTGAGCGTCTGGATGCTTTGCTCGACGCTTGCCGGGAGGACGCATGA
- a CDS encoding DUF3077 domain-containing protein, whose translation MTDQPELQTIGLTPAIYCADQPLFHVTRGVPLGDALSMASDFLFLAKKLTEDAAYATDTDRHAWAAHYLTAMSKAVVDDAVKVLNRDRDNELASKRAGAESEG comes from the coding sequence ATGACTGATCAACCAGAACTCCAAACCATTGGCCTGACACCCGCCATCTACTGCGCGGATCAACCACTCTTCCATGTCACTCGCGGCGTCCCGCTCGGCGATGCCCTATCCATGGCTTCTGACTTTCTGTTTCTCGCCAAGAAGCTGACCGAAGATGCTGCTTACGCCACAGACACCGACCGCCACGCCTGGGCCGCGCATTATCTGACGGCGATGAGTAAGGCGGTGGTGGATGATGCGGTGAAGGTGCTGAATCGGGATCGGGACAATGAGCTGGCGTCTAAGCGGGCGGGGGCGGAGTCTGAAGGGTAG
- the queA gene encoding tRNA preQ1(34) S-adenosylmethionine ribosyltransferase-isomerase QueA, with the protein MRVADFTFELPDSLIARHPLAERRNSRLLTLDGVSGALAHRQFTDLLEHLRPGDLMVFNNTRVIPARLFGQKASGGKLEILVERVLDSHRVLAHVRSSKSPKPGSKILIDGGGEAEMLARHDALFELGFAEEVLPLLDRVGHMPLPPYIDRPDESSDRERYQTVYAQRLGAVAAPTAGLHFDQPLMEAIAAKGVETAFVTLHVGAGTFQPVRVEKIEDHHMHSEWLEVGQDVVDAVAACRARGGRVIAVGTTSVRSLESAARDGVLKPFSGDTDIFIYPGRPFHVVDALVTNFHLPESTLLMLVSAFAGYPEAMAAYKAAVEHEYRFFSYGDAMFITRNPAPRGPEDKE; encoded by the coding sequence ATGCGCGTTGCTGACTTTACTTTCGAACTCCCTGATTCGCTGATTGCTCGCCACCCTTTGGCCGAGCGTCGCAACAGTCGCCTGTTGACCCTTGATGGGGTCAGCGGCGCCCTGGCGCACCGTCAATTCACTGATTTGCTTGAGCATTTGCGCCCGGGCGATTTGATGGTGTTCAACAATACCCGGGTGATTCCGGCGCGGCTGTTTGGCCAGAAGGCTTCCGGCGGCAAGCTGGAGATTCTGGTGGAGCGGGTGCTCGACAGTCATCGCGTGCTGGCCCATGTGCGCTCCAGCAAGTCGCCGAAGCCGGGTTCGAAGATCCTGATCGATGGCGGTGGCGAAGCCGAGATGCTGGCGCGTCATGATGCGTTGTTCGAGCTGGGGTTTGCCGAAGAGGTGTTGCCGCTGCTCGACCGCGTCGGGCACATGCCGCTGCCTCCTTATATAGACCGCCCGGATGAAAGCTCGGACCGCGAGCGCTATCAGACCGTGTACGCCCAGCGCCTGGGCGCGGTGGCGGCGCCGACGGCGGGGCTGCATTTCGATCAGCCGCTGATGGAGGCGATTGCCGCCAAGGGCGTCGAGACGGCGTTCGTGACCTTGCACGTGGGGGCGGGTACGTTCCAGCCGGTGCGGGTCGAGAAGATCGAAGACCACCACATGCACAGCGAATGGCTGGAAGTCGGCCAGGACGTGGTCGATGCCGTTGCCGCTTGCCGCGCTCGTGGTGGTCGGGTGATTGCCGTGGGGACCACCAGCGTGCGTTCCCTCGAAAGTGCCGCGCGCGATGGCGTGCTCAAGCCGTTCAGTGGCGACACCGACATTTTTATCTACCCGGGCCGGCCGTTTCATGTGGTCGATGCCCTGGTCACCAACTTTCATTTGCCCGAATCCACGCTGTTGATGCTGGTTTCGGCGTTCGCCGGTTATCCCGAAGCCATGGCCGCTTATAAAGCCGCCGTGGAGCATGAATACCGCTTTTTCAGCTACGGTGATGCGATGTTTATCACCCGTAACCCCGCACCACGTGGCCCTGAGGACAAAGAATGA